From one Butyricimonas faecihominis genomic stretch:
- the rbr gene encoding rubrerythrin yields MSIKGTKTEQNLLKSFAGESQARSRYTFFASVAKKEGFEQIAGVFMETAEQEKEHAKRFFKFLEGGMVEITASYPAGVIGTTAENLKAAAEGENEEWSDLYPEFAKVAEEEGFTAIAAVFRNIAKVEAEHEARYRTLLARVEAGKVFERDEVILWQCRNCGFVYEGKTAPKACPACAHPQAYFEEKKNNY; encoded by the coding sequence ATGAGCATTAAAGGAACAAAAACAGAACAAAACTTATTGAAATCATTTGCCGGTGAATCACAGGCCAGAAGTCGTTATACTTTTTTCGCTAGTGTAGCTAAAAAAGAAGGATTCGAACAAATCGCCGGAGTATTCATGGAAACTGCCGAACAGGAAAAAGAACACGCCAAGAGATTCTTCAAATTCTTAGAAGGTGGAATGGTTGAAATCACCGCATCTTACCCCGCAGGTGTAATCGGAACAACAGCAGAGAATCTGAAAGCTGCCGCAGAAGGAGAAAATGAAGAATGGTCAGACCTCTACCCGGAATTTGCTAAAGTTGCCGAGGAAGAAGGATTTACCGCCATCGCTGCTGTATTCCGTAACATTGCGAAAGTAGAGGCAGAACACGAGGCTCGTTACAGAACGCTTTTAGCTCGCGTGGAAGCCGGTAAAGTATTCGAGAGAGACGAAGTGATCCTGTGGCAATGCCGTAACTGCGGTTTCGTTTACGAAGGCAAAACAGCCCCGAAAGCGTGTCCCGCTTGCGCTCATCCTCAAGCATATTTCGAGGAAAAGAAAAACAATTACTAA
- a CDS encoding RidA family protein: MKKVINSPKAPKAIGPYSQAIEANGTLYISGQLPIDVNTGKFVEGGVKEQTEQCLKNIGYILEEAGYTFDNVVKSTCLLGDMSYFADMNEIYAKYYKTDCPARAAFAVKALPMGAMVEIETIAIK; the protein is encoded by the coding sequence ATGAAAAAAGTAATCAACTCACCAAAAGCACCGAAAGCCATCGGTCCTTACAGTCAAGCAATTGAAGCAAACGGAACGCTTTACATCAGTGGTCAACTTCCTATTGACGTGAACACCGGAAAATTCGTTGAAGGTGGAGTAAAAGAACAAACAGAACAATGTTTGAAAAATATCGGTTACATCCTAGAAGAAGCCGGATATACTTTTGACAACGTGGTTAAATCAACTTGCCTGTTGGGAGATATGTCTTATTTCGCTGATATGAACGAAATCTATGCCAAATATTACAAGACAGATTGTCCTGCCCGTGCAGCTTTTGCCGTAAAAGCCCTTCCAATGGGTGCCATGGTTGAAATTGAAACCATCGCTATAAAATAA
- a CDS encoding DUF6146 family protein, producing the protein MMRIFGLLLMLALFFSCASQKEVAQNKKGRCAIKDSAQYELIVFDSGFDFWLASHQNVASQHSESYYQSMNHQYAIEWNRRYAAGDPRINSYIDYSLNRDYGFDFNYKLYMYFRFFEDTNRIKLIPGNRSL; encoded by the coding sequence ATGATGAGAATATTCGGTTTACTCCTTATGCTTGCCCTATTTTTCTCCTGTGCATCTCAAAAAGAGGTAGCCCAAAATAAAAAGGGGCGTTGCGCTATAAAAGATTCAGCGCAATATGAATTGATCGTTTTTGATTCGGGATTCGATTTTTGGTTGGCAAGTCACCAAAACGTGGCCAGTCAACACTCGGAAAGTTATTACCAAAGTATGAATCACCAGTATGCCATCGAATGGAACAGAAGGTATGCTGCCGGAGATCCGAGAATCAACAGTTATATCGATTACAGCCTGAACAGGGACTACGGGTTTGATTTCAATTACAAACTCTACATGTATTTCAGGTTCTTCGAAGACACGAACAGGATAAAACTAATCCCGGGAAACAGAAGCCTTTAA
- a CDS encoding nucleotidyltransferase family protein: protein MNGMIFAAGLGTRLRPLTNDRPKALVELKGKTLLERVVERMREVQVERLVINIHHFADQVELFLKEKGDFGMDIVLSDERDELLDTGGGVLKARELFIPGEPVLIHNVDILTDLDLKALVCQHESREAYATLVVQQAVADRVLKFNHGILKGWENKRTGEQKIVDEGFYGATEFNYCGIQILSSEYLKHIIHQGVFSIIDEHLAQAKEHPIELFRHDGRCLDLGTPEAIKEASNFRFNDFRF from the coding sequence ATGAATGGGATGATTTTTGCAGCCGGTTTAGGTACCCGGTTGCGGCCATTGACAAACGATCGCCCGAAAGCTCTGGTAGAATTGAAAGGAAAGACGCTGTTGGAACGGGTGGTCGAGAGAATGAGAGAAGTGCAGGTGGAGCGGTTAGTGATTAATATTCATCATTTCGCCGATCAGGTAGAACTCTTTCTGAAAGAGAAAGGAGATTTCGGTATGGACATCGTTTTGTCCGATGAACGAGATGAGTTACTGGATACGGGAGGAGGGGTTTTGAAGGCCCGAGAATTATTTATTCCGGGGGAACCCGTGCTTATTCATAACGTGGATATTTTAACGGACTTGGATTTGAAGGCTCTCGTTTGTCAACATGAATCACGTGAGGCATACGCCACACTGGTCGTGCAACAGGCCGTTGCAGATCGGGTATTGAAGTTTAATCACGGTATTTTGAAGGGGTGGGAGAACAAGCGAACCGGGGAGCAAAAGATCGTGGACGAAGGCTTTTACGGGGCCACGGAGTTCAATTACTGCGGGATTCAGATTCTTAGCTCGGAATATTTAAAGCATATCATTCATCAGGGAGTATTCTCTATCATCGACGAGCATCTGGCGCAGGCAAAAGAACATCCTATCGAGCTTTTCCGGCACGATGGCCGATGTCTCGACTTGGGTACCCCGGAGGCAATAAAAGAAGCGAGTAATTTTAGATTTAATGATTTTAGATTTTAG
- a CDS encoding response regulator transcription factor, which translates to MDKLRIYLVDDHKLFREGLKLLLSTQDFVRHIYEASNGREFIENLSFVDCDVVLMDIEMPEMNGIDATIEAMKMKPNLKIIVLSMYGDEQYYYKMIDAGAKGFLLKNSGIDKVVTAIRKVAEGESFFSEELLVNILNNMRDNKSETPETVDNDISERELEILYHVCKGLSNQEIADELFISKRTVDKHRANLLSKTGCRNTAALVMYAIKNNIIEI; encoded by the coding sequence ATGGATAAATTGAGAATATATCTGGTTGATGATCACAAATTGTTTAGGGAGGGGTTGAAATTATTGCTTTCGACTCAGGATTTTGTTCGACATATTTACGAGGCTTCGAACGGGAGGGAGTTTATTGAGAATTTGTCGTTTGTTGATTGTGATGTCGTGCTGATGGATATAGAGATGCCGGAGATGAATGGTATTGATGCCACGATCGAGGCGATGAAAATGAAACCCAATTTGAAGATTATTGTTCTTTCCATGTACGGGGACGAGCAGTATTATTACAAGATGATTGATGCGGGAGCAAAGGGTTTCTTGTTGAAGAACTCGGGAATTGATAAGGTGGTAACGGCTATTCGGAAGGTGGCGGAAGGGGAAAGTTTCTTCTCGGAAGAGTTGCTGGTGAATATTCTGAATAATATGCGTGATAACAAAAGCGAGACACCGGAAACCGTAGATAATGATATTTCGGAACGGGAGCTGGAAATTTTGTATCACGTGTGCAAAGGATTGTCAAATCAGGAGATTGCGGACGAATTGTTTATCAGTAAACGTACGGTAGACAAGCACCGGGCAAATCTACTCAGTAAGACTGGATGTCGGAATACGGCGGCATTGGTGATGTATGCGATTAAAAATAATATTATAGAGATATAG
- a CDS encoding sensor histidine kinase, with product MVTQIVVYLSLLLQIVAMGFAISLFKRTKFNAAWILISTGFFLMAIYRAIELVPSMHRGESEELYQTKVWLSFVISLAFAIGAFYIRKVFQFLRRLDGIRSETEKRVLSAVIRTEEQERQRFAKELHDGLGPLLSVIKMLLSGFEEKNLPEVNDKIKGNLKQAVDEAITSVREISANISPHILNNFGLKDATESFIRKLRPAEGISINFKTNIDNRRFIYNVEVIMYRVICELINNTLRHANASKISIDLQLQGDVLYLEYEDNGMGFDVKQAESDGGMGLSNMQYRLNSGNGDIKISSESGRGMIARAFITCK from the coding sequence GTGGTTACACAAATAGTTGTATACTTGTCTTTGTTGTTACAGATCGTTGCGATGGGATTCGCTATCAGTTTGTTTAAGCGGACGAAGTTTAATGCCGCTTGGATTTTGATTTCAACGGGCTTTTTTTTGATGGCGATTTACCGGGCGATAGAATTGGTTCCCTCGATGCACCGGGGAGAGTCGGAAGAGTTGTACCAGACGAAAGTGTGGTTGTCATTTGTTATTTCGCTGGCCTTTGCTATCGGGGCATTTTATATACGGAAAGTATTTCAGTTTTTACGTCGGCTGGATGGTATACGAAGTGAGACGGAAAAAAGGGTCCTGTCGGCTGTTATCCGCACGGAAGAACAGGAGCGGCAGCGTTTTGCTAAGGAATTGCATGACGGGCTAGGGCCTTTATTGAGTGTTATAAAAATGTTGCTTTCCGGTTTCGAGGAAAAGAACTTGCCTGAGGTAAACGACAAGATCAAGGGAAACCTGAAACAGGCCGTGGATGAGGCCATCACGAGCGTGCGGGAGATTTCAGCTAATATCAGTCCTCATATATTAAATAATTTTGGTTTAAAGGATGCCACGGAGTCATTTATTCGCAAGTTGCGTCCGGCTGAAGGTATTAGTATTAATTTTAAAACAAATATTGATAATCGTCGTTTTATATATAACGTGGAAGTTATCATGTACCGGGTAATTTGCGAGTTGATCAATAACACGTTGCGACATGCTAATGCCAGTAAAATCAGTATTGACCTACAGTTGCAGGGTGATGTTTTGTATTTGGAATACGAGGATAATGGCATGGGGTTTGACGTGAAGCAGGCCGAAAGTGATGGCGGGATGGGATTGAGTAACATGCAGTACCGGTTGAATTCGGGAAATGGAGATATAAAGATTTCCAGCGAATCGGGCCGGGGAATGATTGCGAGGGCTTTTATAACGTGTAAGTAA
- a CDS encoding BamA/TamA family outer membrane protein — translation MRFLSMRVAYKISFIFFIFFIFYSCSPTKYVGKDEYLLDRVKVKVDDYKLNRSDLKRNIRQKPNTRILGVARFHLGLYNLSGRNEKKKFNQWLRRIGEAPVIYDPFMTQRSASQIELYLHNKGFYSAEVSDTIFYKKRKAFVEYHVKVGPVTRIQEVRFDDKEGGRVNQIAEESGLMANFRRDTVNTLLEKDAPLDLDVLDDERERITKMLREKGYFNFSKNFIQFFADTTSAAKENMAKVFVRVVENAVDSNAYRRYFVRNISVNFDYDPMLTAEQVDSTYNTLYYNGYNILYKGKLKIKPKMIIETIQLQQMELYDARRVIDTYVRLQALNLFKMVNIDFKEVESDGDVKALDCVIQLSPVKRQSYNVFLEGTHNSGNMGVGGNFTYNHRNVFRAGENISASIWGSLRKEQVNGEGKIFNTSEIGAELKLVTPQFWMPFFKMKDFRRNYAPKTSISFSYSYEYTPYYTRSIANARFGYLWRKANKKWRYNFDLIDLNYVLMKDVDQNFIDGLKNEYIKNAYTDHMILSAVFSATYTDQQVNVKTANYSYFRVNTETSGNFLSVIDGIAGSKSSASGTLNEKYYKIFGVRYAQFVKADAEYRYNWYINRANSLVGRLFVGCGYPYGNMKVLPFEEAYYGGGANDIRAWQARTLGPGSYLATEKYPNSVGDFKLAGNIEYRFKLIWLLEGALFVDAGNVWNINPKENRFGAKLNYNFFNQIAIGTGAGLRLNANFFLLRFDLGIKVKDPSMPEGNRFVLFDSRGGFRRSVFNVAIGYPF, via the coding sequence TTGAGATTTTTGAGCATGCGGGTAGCGTACAAGATAAGTTTTATTTTTTTTATATTCTTCATTTTTTATTCGTGTTCACCGACGAAGTATGTCGGGAAAGACGAGTATTTGTTGGATCGTGTGAAGGTGAAAGTGGATGATTATAAGCTTAATCGGTCTGATTTGAAACGAAATATCCGACAAAAACCGAATACCCGAATTTTGGGGGTTGCCCGTTTTCATCTGGGATTATATAATTTAAGCGGGAGAAATGAAAAAAAGAAATTTAACCAATGGTTACGACGTATCGGGGAGGCTCCCGTTATTTACGATCCTTTCATGACGCAACGAAGTGCGAGCCAGATTGAATTGTATCTCCATAATAAAGGGTTTTATAGTGCGGAAGTGTCAGATACGATCTTTTATAAGAAAAGGAAGGCGTTTGTGGAATACCACGTGAAAGTGGGACCTGTTACCCGGATTCAGGAAGTGCGATTTGACGATAAGGAGGGGGGACGGGTAAACCAGATCGCGGAGGAAAGCGGGTTGATGGCCAATTTTCGACGGGATACGGTGAATACTCTTTTGGAGAAAGATGCTCCATTGGATCTTGACGTCTTGGATGACGAACGGGAACGAATCACGAAGATGCTCCGGGAAAAGGGATATTTTAATTTCTCAAAGAATTTTATCCAGTTTTTTGCCGATACAACAAGCGCGGCTAAAGAAAATATGGCTAAAGTCTTCGTTCGAGTGGTTGAGAATGCGGTGGATAGCAACGCTTACAGGCGTTATTTCGTGCGGAACATCAGTGTGAATTTTGATTACGACCCGATGCTGACTGCAGAGCAGGTGGATTCTACGTATAATACTTTGTATTATAACGGTTATAATATTCTGTACAAGGGGAAATTAAAAATAAAACCCAAGATGATTATCGAAACCATCCAGTTGCAGCAGATGGAATTGTACGATGCCCGGCGGGTGATTGATACTTATGTGCGATTGCAGGCGCTGAATCTTTTCAAGATGGTGAATATCGATTTTAAAGAAGTGGAGTCGGATGGAGACGTGAAAGCTTTGGACTGCGTGATCCAGTTGTCACCCGTGAAGAGGCAATCCTATAATGTGTTCTTGGAGGGTACGCATAATTCAGGCAATATGGGAGTGGGAGGTAATTTTACTTATAACCATCGTAACGTGTTCCGTGCGGGGGAGAATATTTCGGCCAGTATTTGGGGAAGTTTGCGGAAAGAGCAGGTCAATGGAGAGGGAAAAATATTTAATACCTCGGAAATCGGAGCTGAATTGAAACTCGTGACCCCGCAGTTTTGGATGCCGTTTTTCAAGATGAAAGATTTCCGGCGGAATTATGCCCCGAAGACTTCGATTTCTTTTTCGTATAGCTATGAATATACCCCGTATTATACCCGTTCGATTGCTAATGCCCGTTTCGGTTATTTATGGCGGAAGGCAAATAAAAAGTGGAGGTATAATTTTGATTTGATTGATTTGAATTACGTGTTGATGAAGGATGTAGACCAGAATTTTATCGACGGTTTGAAAAATGAATATATCAAAAATGCCTACACGGATCATATGATCCTTTCTGCCGTTTTCTCTGCCACTTATACGGATCAGCAGGTGAACGTGAAAACGGCAAATTATAGTTATTTTCGGGTGAACACGGAAACTTCGGGGAATTTTCTTTCCGTTATAGATGGAATTGCCGGGAGTAAAAGTTCCGCGAGTGGAACGTTAAATGAAAAGTATTACAAAATTTTCGGGGTAAGGTACGCGCAATTTGTGAAAGCAGATGCCGAATATCGTTATAACTGGTATATCAACCGGGCGAATTCACTCGTGGGACGTCTTTTCGTGGGGTGTGGTTACCCGTATGGAAACATGAAGGTATTGCCTTTTGAGGAGGCGTATTACGGGGGTGGGGCAAACGACATCCGGGCTTGGCAGGCTAGGACATTAGGTCCCGGTTCTTATCTGGCCACGGAGAAATACCCGAATAGCGTGGGGGATTTCAAATTGGCGGGAAATATTGAATACCGTTTCAAGTTGATTTGGTTGTTGGAGGGAGCGTTGTTCGTGGATGCCGGAAACGTGTGGAATATTAACCCGAAAGAAAATCGTTTCGGGGCAAAACTGAATTACAATTTCTTTAACCAGATTGCTATCGGTACGGGGGCGGGATTGAGGTTGAACGCTAATTTCTTTTTGTTACGTTTTGATTTGGGAATCAAGGTAAAAGATCCTTCCATGCCCGAGGGAAATCGTTTCGTGTTATTTGATTCACGGGGAGGATTCCGACGCTCAGTATTCAACGTGGCGATCGGGTACCCGTTCTAA
- a CDS encoding RNA methyltransferase, producing MLSKHLTNVIQNLEKKKFREKYNLYKVEGDKLVQELLLSDMKIDSLIARPSWIESNQQHVKKCNTIEVNEIEMGRISNFKSLPEVIALAEIPVKTYNPEEIKDSLSVILNGIQDPGNIGTILRVCDWFGIRNIFCDHDCANIFNPKSVQASMGAIFRVNVFYLDLVSFIPRFTNPDFPCYGTFLEGENIYRMNLQTKGFIVMGNEGNGITAGIEQLVDHKITIPSFAHSLYSTESLNVGVATGIILSEFKRIEYN from the coding sequence ATGCTTAGCAAACACCTAACAAATGTAATTCAAAACCTTGAAAAAAAGAAATTCAGGGAAAAATATAATTTATACAAGGTAGAAGGAGATAAACTCGTTCAGGAATTACTCCTCTCTGACATGAAAATAGATTCATTGATTGCCCGTCCCTCGTGGATCGAAAGTAATCAACAACACGTGAAAAAATGTAACACGATCGAGGTAAACGAGATCGAGATGGGACGTATTTCCAATTTCAAATCCTTACCGGAAGTCATCGCACTAGCCGAAATCCCCGTTAAAACATACAACCCGGAGGAGATAAAAGACTCGCTTTCAGTGATTCTCAACGGCATTCAAGACCCCGGCAACATCGGCACGATACTCCGGGTTTGCGACTGGTTCGGTATCCGGAACATATTTTGCGATCACGATTGTGCAAACATTTTTAACCCGAAATCCGTTCAAGCAAGCATGGGTGCAATATTCCGGGTGAACGTTTTTTACTTGGATCTTGTCAGTTTTATCCCCCGGTTCACGAACCCGGACTTTCCCTGTTACGGGACATTTCTGGAAGGAGAAAACATCTACCGGATGAACCTCCAAACCAAGGGATTTATCGTCATGGGAAACGAGGGAAACGGAATTACCGCGGGTATCGAACAACTGGTAGACCACAAAATAACAATTCCCAGTTTTGCACACAGTCTTTATTCGACAGAATCCCTGAACGTGGGAGTTGCCACTGGCATCATCCTTTCGGAATTCAAACGAATAGAATATAATTAA
- a CDS encoding porin family protein, translating to MKKIVVLALFSLIGLATMAQSLPINFGIHAGWNDTKISAKHLKVDSHGGYMIGAFARINLGSIYLEPALNFAHKESKINGEIGSIGKFKYSSIDIPVMVGYNILKLPVFKLRGFAGPVASFVTKDLKKDFNTDKMMWNGKIGAGVDVWKVTFDIDYEFGLKKFGDDIKAPKSWNLTLGFKII from the coding sequence ATGAAGAAAATTGTAGTATTGGCATTATTCAGCCTTATCGGCCTTGCAACAATGGCCCAATCACTCCCAATTAATTTTGGTATACATGCGGGATGGAATGATACGAAAATCAGTGCAAAACACTTGAAAGTAGATTCCCACGGGGGATATATGATTGGAGCTTTCGCCCGTATCAATCTGGGAAGTATTTATCTTGAACCCGCCTTGAACTTTGCTCACAAAGAAAGTAAAATTAATGGCGAAATCGGTTCCATCGGGAAATTCAAATACAGCTCCATCGACATTCCTGTTATGGTTGGATATAACATCCTTAAACTCCCCGTATTCAAATTGCGTGGATTTGCGGGTCCCGTTGCTTCCTTCGTGACCAAGGATTTAAAAAAGGACTTCAACACGGATAAAATGATGTGGAACGGGAAAATCGGAGCCGGAGTTGACGTTTGGAAAGTAACTTTCGACATTGACTACGAATTCGGATTAAAGAAATTCGGGGACGATATAAAAGCTCCCAAATCATGGAACTTAACCCTAGGATTCAAGATTATCTAA
- a CDS encoding homocysteine biosynthesis protein produces the protein MAKTYAEINDKIKKGTAVVLTAEEVSELAKTLSPKEIAEKVDVVTTATFGAMCSSGAFLNFGHANPPIRMEKIELNGIRVSGGLAAVDTYVGATDCNPENPSYGGAHIIEDLIVGKEITLEAWGKGTDCYPRKHIKTVITKDTINEAILYNPRNAYQNYNVATNSTDKIKYTYMGTLLPKLRNASYSTAGELSPLLNDPECRTIGLGTRIFLCGTEGYVTWNGTQFHSTKETNEHGIPTSNARTIAVIGDLKNMSTEFLRGVYYEKYGVSMFVGIGIPIPILDEDLARRVSIRNEQIETTVVDYGDGNKILGKTNYAALQSGEIEVNGHKIKTAPVASLSKARQIAEILKSWIQKGDFLLTEPVRPMPTGTSLKGLQEIENGELKKD, from the coding sequence ATGGCTAAAACATACGCAGAAATAAACGATAAAATCAAAAAAGGTACGGCTGTCGTGTTGACGGCCGAAGAGGTATCAGAACTGGCAAAAACGCTCTCCCCGAAAGAGATTGCGGAGAAAGTGGATGTCGTGACCACGGCCACTTTCGGGGCAATGTGTTCCTCCGGGGCATTCCTAAACTTCGGACACGCTAATCCCCCGATTCGCATGGAAAAAATCGAGTTGAACGGCATTCGTGTCAGTGGTGGACTAGCCGCCGTGGACACTTACGTGGGTGCCACTGATTGCAACCCGGAAAATCCCAGTTACGGGGGTGCCCATATCATAGAAGACCTGATTGTAGGTAAAGAAATCACGCTGGAGGCCTGGGGAAAAGGTACGGATTGTTATCCCCGGAAACATATCAAAACGGTGATCACCAAAGATACGATTAACGAGGCCATCCTGTACAACCCCAGAAATGCCTACCAGAATTATAACGTGGCTACTAACTCCACGGATAAAATTAAATACACGTACATGGGAACCTTGTTGCCAAAATTGCGAAATGCCTCTTACAGCACGGCCGGAGAATTATCTCCCCTGTTGAACGATCCGGAATGTCGTACGATCGGTTTAGGAACTCGTATTTTCCTCTGCGGGACAGAAGGATACGTCACTTGGAACGGAACACAATTCCACTCCACGAAAGAAACGAACGAACACGGAATACCCACCAGCAATGCCCGCACGATTGCCGTAATCGGTGACTTAAAAAACATGAGTACGGAATTTTTAAGAGGAGTTTATTACGAAAAATACGGGGTAAGCATGTTTGTCGGCATCGGCATCCCCATCCCGATTCTGGATGAAGACCTTGCCCGCAGAGTATCTATCCGAAATGAACAAATAGAAACCACGGTTGTCGATTACGGAGACGGGAATAAGATTTTAGGTAAAACAAATTACGCCGCCCTACAAAGTGGAGAGATCGAGGTCAATGGCCATAAAATCAAAACGGCTCCTGTTGCCAGCTTGTCAAAAGCCCGGCAAATTGCCGAGATTTTAAAGTCATGGATTCAGAAAGGAGACTTCCTGCTCACGGAACCCGTTCGCCCCATGCCAACAGGCACTTCTCTAAAAGGACTCCAAGAAATTGAAAATGGAGAATTGAAAAAAGATTAA
- a CDS encoding NIL domain-containing protein — MTKKVILTFPVDATDRPLTYDLIRIYDVKVNILKAEIQPGKTGSLLIEMDADPLRIEQAIAFLNDNGVTVSPVSSKISYDESRCINCGNCASACFSHALTIEAPDWKLQFNPEKCIACKLCLKACPLKLFKIEFSNPESC; from the coding sequence ATGACTAAAAAAGTAATATTAACCTTCCCGGTTGACGCAACAGATAGACCCTTGACATACGACTTAATTCGTATCTATGATGTAAAAGTAAATATCCTAAAGGCAGAGATACAACCCGGAAAAACCGGATCACTCTTGATCGAAATGGATGCGGATCCCTTGAGAATAGAACAGGCTATCGCCTTCCTGAATGATAACGGGGTAACCGTAAGCCCTGTATCCAGCAAGATTTCTTACGACGAATCCCGCTGTATCAATTGCGGAAACTGTGCCTCGGCCTGTTTCTCCCACGCCTTGACGATCGAGGCTCCCGACTGGAAACTACAATTCAATCCCGAAAAATGTATCGCCTGCAAACTATGTTTAAAAGCTTGCCCGTTGAAACTTTTCAAGATTGAATTCAGTAATCCGGAAAGCTGCTAG
- a CDS encoding UPF0280 family protein, whose protein sequence is MIEYKNRTYREHLQKERWYSFTVAYKETDLWIGIDQASFQESIPTFTESRIRTLREYMDAYLQNDPDYATSLVSYEAQPGAPTIFQEMSEVARKSGIGPMSAVAGAVASRIGQEIKEKYGVREIIVENGGDIYADIQENIDIAVFAGPSPLSEKVGFTLWADHAPLGICTSSGTVGPSLSFGKADAVMIICKNCALADTYATAFANEIKTTDDIAPCIEKIGKTKDILAAICIKDDKIGIHGIFDLKLFHSKL, encoded by the coding sequence ATGATCGAGTACAAAAATCGCACATATCGGGAGCATTTGCAGAAAGAGCGCTGGTATTCTTTCACGGTTGCTTACAAAGAGACAGACCTGTGGATCGGAATAGATCAAGCATCTTTCCAAGAAAGCATACCTACATTCACGGAATCCCGAATCCGAACATTACGGGAATACATGGATGCTTACCTGCAAAATGATCCGGATTACGCCACGTCACTCGTTTCCTACGAGGCACAACCGGGAGCCCCAACCATTTTTCAAGAGATGTCTGAGGTGGCCAGAAAATCCGGAATCGGTCCGATGAGTGCGGTTGCCGGGGCTGTTGCCAGCCGAATTGGTCAAGAGATCAAAGAAAAGTACGGGGTGCGGGAAATCATCGTGGAAAATGGCGGAGACATCTACGCGGACATACAAGAAAACATAGATATTGCCGTGTTTGCCGGGCCCTCTCCCCTGTCGGAAAAAGTGGGTTTCACCCTCTGGGCTGACCACGCCCCCCTAGGAATTTGTACTTCATCCGGAACCGTGGGTCCCTCTTTAAGTTTCGGGAAAGCGGATGCCGTCATGATTATTTGTAAAAATTGTGCTTTAGCCGACACGTATGCCACGGCTTTTGCCAACGAAATCAAAACAACAGACGACATCGCCCCTTGCATCGAAAAGATCGGGAAGACGAAAGACATCCTTGCCGCCATCTGTATCAAGGATGACAAAATCGGAATTCACGGCATTTTTGATTTAAAACTCTTTCATTCTAAACTTTAA